The following are from one region of the Acipenser ruthenus unplaced genomic scaffold, fAciRut3.2 maternal haplotype, whole genome shotgun sequence genome:
- the LOC131729740 gene encoding zinc finger protein 696-like: protein MLSHNSDQTSNRKTQTDRGSFVGHGSVLEGVRVQEEIPDPEPDPDGEEGSEPGPFRVAEESHSAAGTGSEPGSDRSQEKRAEPAWEITAEEDLCVKEEPSGEEARSKDVDYSAREQGGYSAGEQGGYSAREQGGYSAGEQGGYSAGEQGGYSAREQGGYSAGEQGGYSAGEQGGYSAREQGGYSAGEQGGYSAGEQGGYSAGEQGGYSAREQGGYSAGEQGGYSAGEQGGYSAGEHGGEEEEGGEEGLGGKEEGGIGTGERGGLEAGERIRVVVEEDGEGDGGLGEEEEEYVQDISELGCIIVKEEAVSEEEEGGGRGGKEKKKRVPYTGVKPHRCPDCGKDFHKPHHLKTHRRVHSGERPYPCPVCGRAFRQSGDLQSHQRTHTGERPYRCPQCGKGFVQSGYLRRHARLHTGERPYLCPQCGKGFRDSGDLGKHRATHSGERPHGCPQCAARFGRVSSLRTHLRIHSGERPYLCQRCPRSFNQLAHLHRHQRLHT from the exons ATGTTAAGTCACAACTCAGATCAAACGAGCAACAGAAAGACACAGACCGATCGG GGCTCTTTCGTTGGCCACGGCTCGGTATTGGAAGGGGTCCGGGTTCAAGAGGAGATCCCGGATCCAGAACCCGACCCAGACGGAGAGGAGGGATCGGAACCGGGACCATTCCGCGTTGCAGAGGAATCGCATTCCGCCGCAGGGACCGGATCTGAACCGGGATCTGACCGCTCGCAAGAGAAGAGAGCCGAGCCTGCCTGGGAAATCACCGCAGAGGAAGACCTGTGTGTTAAAGAAGAGCCCAGTGGAGAGGAGGCCCGCAGCAAGGATGTGGATTACAGTGCAAGAGAACAAGGGGGTTACAGTGCAGGAGAACAAGGGGGTTACAGTGCAAGAGAACAAGGGGGTTACAGTGCAGGAGAACAAGGGGGTTACAGTGCAGGAGAACAAGGGGGTTACAGTGCAAGAGAACAAGGGGGTTACAGTGCAGGAGAACAAGGGGGTTACAGTGCAGGAGAACAAGGGGGTTACAGTGCAAGAGAACAAGGGGGTTACAGTGCAGGAGAACAAGGGGGTTACAGTGCAGGAGAACAAGGGGGTTACAGTGCAGGAGAACAAGGGGGTTACAGTGCAAGAGAACAAGGGGGTTACAGTGCAGGAGAACAAGGGGGTTACAGTGCAGGAGAACAAGGGGGTTACAGTGCAGGAGAACatggaggggaggaggaggagggaggagaggaagggCTAGGGGGGAAGGAAGAGGGAGGGATAGGaacaggggagaggggagggttaGAGGCAGGAGAAAGGATCAGGGTAGTGGTAGAGGAAGATGGTGAAGGGGATGGAGGGttaggggaggaggaggaagagtaCGTGCAAGACATCTCCGAGCTGGGCTGCATCATCGTCAAAGAGGAGGCTGTAtccgaggaggaggagggaggagggagaggagggaaagaaaaaaagaaacgtgtGCCGTACACCGGGGTCAAGCCTCACCGCTGCCCGGACTGCGGCAAGGACTTCCACAAACCGCACCACCTGAAGACTCACCGGCGCGTGCACAGCGGGGAGCGCCCGTACCCCTGCCCGGTCTGCGGGAGAGCCTTCCGGCAGTCCGGGGACCTGCAATCTCACCAGCGCACCCACACCGGGGAGAGGCCCTACCGCTGCCCCCAGTGCGGGAAGGGCTTCGTGCAGTCGGGGTACCTGCGCCGCCACGCCCGCCTGCACACCGGGGAGAGGCCCTACCTGTGCCCCCAGTGCGGGAAGGGCTTCAGAGACTCGGGGGACCTGGGCAAGCACAGGGCCACGCACTCCGGGGAGAGGCCCCACGGCTGCCCCCAGTGCGCCGCGCGCTTCGGCAGGGTGAGCAGCCTGAGGACTCACCTGAGGatacacagcggggagaggcctTACCTGTGCCAGCGCTGCCCCCGCAGCTTCAACCAGCTGGCTCACCTGCACCGCCACCAGAGACTgcacacctga